A single genomic interval of Microbacterium sp. BLY harbors:
- a CDS encoding ABC transporter ATP-binding protein — MLELSGITKSYGSRRVLDDVSFTVTPGRLTGFVGGNGAGKTTTMRIILGLLSSDGGRVDLDGAPLTTGDRRRFGYMPEERGLYPKMKVLEQIVYLARLHGFSKPEATERATSLLTELGLGERLDDTIESLSLGNQQRAQIAASLVHDPDVLILDEPFSGLDPLAVDVVAGVLQASAARGAAILFSSHQLDVVERLCDDLVILAGGTIRAAGSRDGLRAEHARNRYELVSAGDAGWLRTEPGVTVVDFEGGYALFDADGPETAQRVLQSAVARGDVASFAPQRPSLAQIFKEVIQ; from the coding sequence CTGCTGGAACTCTCCGGCATCACCAAGAGCTACGGCAGCCGCCGCGTGCTGGACGACGTGTCGTTCACGGTCACGCCGGGGCGCCTCACCGGCTTCGTCGGCGGCAACGGCGCCGGCAAGACGACCACCATGCGCATCATCCTCGGGCTGCTCTCGTCGGACGGCGGGCGGGTCGACCTCGACGGCGCCCCGCTGACCACGGGCGACCGCCGCCGCTTCGGCTACATGCCGGAAGAGCGCGGGCTCTACCCGAAGATGAAGGTGCTCGAGCAGATCGTCTACCTCGCCCGGCTGCACGGATTCAGCAAGCCGGAGGCGACGGAGCGGGCGACGTCGCTGCTCACCGAGCTGGGCCTGGGCGAGCGGCTGGACGACACGATCGAGTCGCTGTCGCTCGGCAACCAGCAGCGGGCGCAGATCGCCGCCTCCCTCGTGCACGACCCCGACGTGCTGATCCTCGACGAGCCGTTCTCCGGGCTGGACCCCCTCGCGGTGGACGTGGTCGCCGGCGTGCTGCAGGCGAGCGCCGCCCGCGGGGCCGCCATCCTCTTCTCGTCCCACCAGCTCGACGTGGTCGAGCGCCTCTGCGACGACCTCGTCATCCTCGCCGGCGGGACGATCCGGGCGGCGGGCTCCCGCGACGGACTCCGCGCCGAGCACGCGCGCAACCGATACGAACTGGTCTCCGCGGGTGACGCCGGGTGGCTGCGCACCGAGCCCGGCGTGACGGTGGTCGATTTCGAGGGCGGCTACGCGCTCTTCGACGCGGACGGCCCCGAGACGGCCCAGCGCGTGCTGCAGTCGGCGGTCGCCCGCGGCGACGTCGCGAGCTTCGCCCCGCAGCGCCCCTCCCTCGCCCAGATCTTCAAGGAGGTCATCCAGTGA
- a CDS encoding ABC transporter permease, which translates to MNAPTPVRNGIWLVAEREIGSKLRSKAFLISTGILLLIALAGVLFGGFASKNTDALPVAATAETASAVSALPDVEVTPVADRAEAEKLVRDGKVDAAVLPGDSPAGYTIVALEDAPGSLVSALSLSPDVVILEPVTTNPLLRYFIAIAFGLVFMMAAATFGGTIAQSVVEEKQTRVVEVLLSAIPARTLLAGKVIGNTILAMGQILALAAVATIGLIVTGQREVLTTLGAPIIWFAVFFLFGFVLLAAMFAAAASMVSRQEDIGATTTPITMLIMAPYVLVIVFNDNPLVLTIMSYVPFSAPVGMPMRLFVGEAEWWEPLLSLVILLASCVAAIVVGAKIYENSLLRMGSRVKLAEALRG; encoded by the coding sequence GTGAACGCCCCGACCCCCGTGCGGAACGGGATCTGGCTGGTCGCCGAGCGGGAGATCGGCTCGAAGCTCCGCAGCAAGGCGTTCCTCATCTCCACCGGCATCCTGCTGCTCATCGCCCTCGCCGGAGTGCTGTTCGGCGGCTTCGCGAGCAAGAACACCGATGCCCTGCCCGTGGCCGCCACGGCGGAGACCGCGAGCGCCGTCTCCGCGCTGCCCGACGTCGAGGTGACCCCGGTCGCGGACCGCGCCGAGGCGGAGAAGCTGGTCCGTGACGGGAAGGTCGACGCGGCCGTCCTGCCCGGCGACAGCCCGGCGGGCTACACGATCGTCGCGCTGGAGGACGCGCCCGGTTCGCTCGTGTCCGCGCTGTCGCTCTCCCCCGACGTCGTCATCCTCGAGCCGGTCACCACCAACCCCCTGCTGCGGTATTTCATCGCGATCGCGTTCGGGCTCGTGTTCATGATGGCTGCGGCGACGTTCGGCGGCACCATCGCACAGAGCGTCGTGGAGGAGAAGCAGACCCGCGTCGTGGAGGTGCTGCTGTCGGCGATCCCCGCCCGCACCCTCCTGGCCGGCAAGGTCATCGGCAACACGATCCTCGCGATGGGGCAGATCCTCGCGCTCGCCGCCGTCGCGACGATCGGGCTCATCGTGACCGGGCAGCGGGAGGTGCTGACGACCCTCGGCGCCCCCATCATCTGGTTCGCGGTGTTCTTCCTGTTCGGGTTCGTCCTGCTCGCGGCGATGTTCGCGGCGGCGGCCTCGATGGTCTCCCGGCAGGAGGACATCGGCGCGACGACGACCCCCATCACGATGCTCATCATGGCGCCGTACGTGCTGGTGATCGTCTTCAACGACAACCCGCTGGTGCTGACGATCATGTCGTACGTGCCGTTCTCGGCTCCGGTGGGCATGCCCATGCGCCTGTTCGTGGGTGAGGCCGAGTGGTGGGAGCCGCTGCTGAGCCTGGTGATCCTGCTGGCGAGCTGCGTGGCGGCGATCGTCGTCGGCGCGAAGATCTACGAGAACTCCCTGCTGCGGATGGGATCCCGCGTGAAGCTCGCCGAGGCCCTCCGCGGCTGA